Proteins found in one Sphingomonas sp. SORGH_AS_0879 genomic segment:
- a CDS encoding helicase-related protein, whose translation MTSRVSGAVTAVLGPTNTGKTHLAIERMCAHSSGIIGFPLRLLAREVYDRVVALKGPEKVALVTGEEKIVPPDARWFLCTAESMPDRDVAFVALDEAQLGADPERGHVFTDRLLHARGRDETMILGSEALKPMIRALVPDAEIVARPRFSTLSYAGAKKISRLPKRSAIVAFSAEEVYAVAEMLRRLRGGAAVVMGALSPRTRNAQVEMFQAGEVDYLVATDAIGMGLNMDVAHVAFAGLHKFDGRRRRRLTVAEMAQIAGRAGRHHRDGTFGALAEEGPDAFLPEEMLAIEEHRFPRLDHLYWREGDPDLSSIDALIKSLERKPEPGVLRAAPIATDLQVLKRLADEPWVRDRVRRPAMVARLWAACGIPDFRKVGIDPHARFVSRVFGHLSEGLGHVPHQWFADEIARLDSMAGDVETLAGRLSAIRSWAYIAQRADWLADPKHWAERTREIEERLSDGLHASLTQRFVDKRTTALIRRIGADAGALPVTIGPEGEVLVEDHPIGRLEGFRFTVEAGARANDKRLLLAAAEKRLGTERGRRAEALIAATPDAFSLVEDRLVWDGHAIARLVAGPSLGRPVVRLERDLDCLPPSMRERVKGRLEDWVARTLDRQVPALVRLSALTREAKASPAIRAVAAALEDAGGIVPRQPLRLMIDALSPEERRRLRGLGITIGTLDVFDARLLKPGAAAWRRTLMALWGQSPELARIGATTLRRDEPGRSVASGFRPLGEQAVRIDLVERIARATHDARQGRGPFAPDAALATSIGLEAATLDRLMGDLGFRKVRGTTEGEPPRWVWRGRPPARPAPRAEARPGNAFAALADWGRTP comes from the coding sequence ATGACCAGCCGCGTATCGGGCGCCGTGACGGCCGTTCTCGGGCCGACCAACACCGGCAAGACGCACCTCGCGATCGAGCGGATGTGCGCGCATTCGAGCGGCATCATCGGCTTTCCCCTCCGCCTGCTCGCGCGCGAGGTCTATGACCGGGTCGTCGCGCTGAAAGGGCCGGAAAAGGTCGCGCTGGTGACCGGCGAGGAAAAGATCGTGCCCCCCGACGCGCGCTGGTTCCTGTGCACCGCCGAGTCCATGCCCGACCGCGACGTGGCCTTCGTCGCGCTGGACGAGGCGCAACTGGGGGCCGACCCGGAGCGCGGTCATGTCTTTACCGATCGGTTGCTGCACGCGCGCGGCCGGGACGAGACGATGATCCTGGGCTCCGAAGCCCTGAAACCGATGATCCGCGCGCTGGTGCCCGATGCGGAGATCGTCGCGCGACCGCGTTTCTCGACCCTGTCCTATGCGGGCGCGAAGAAGATCAGCCGGTTGCCCAAACGCTCGGCCATCGTCGCCTTCTCGGCGGAGGAGGTGTACGCGGTGGCCGAGATGCTGCGGCGGCTGCGCGGTGGCGCGGCGGTGGTGATGGGGGCGCTGTCCCCGCGCACCCGCAATGCCCAGGTGGAGATGTTTCAGGCGGGCGAGGTCGATTATCTCGTCGCCACCGATGCGATCGGCATGGGCCTGAACATGGATGTCGCGCATGTCGCCTTTGCCGGGCTGCACAAGTTCGACGGCCGCCGCCGCCGTCGCCTGACCGTCGCCGAGATGGCGCAGATCGCGGGCCGCGCCGGGCGGCACCACCGCGACGGGACGTTCGGTGCACTGGCCGAGGAAGGGCCCGATGCCTTCCTGCCCGAAGAGATGCTGGCGATCGAGGAGCATCGCTTTCCCCGGCTCGACCATCTCTACTGGCGCGAGGGCGATCCCGACCTGTCGAGCATCGATGCGCTGATCAAGAGCCTGGAGCGCAAACCCGAACCCGGCGTGCTCCGCGCCGCGCCGATCGCCACCGATTTGCAGGTGTTGAAGCGCCTCGCCGACGAGCCGTGGGTCCGTGACCGGGTCCGGCGGCCCGCCATGGTCGCGCGGCTCTGGGCGGCGTGCGGCATTCCCGATTTCCGGAAAGTGGGCATCGATCCCCATGCCCGCTTCGTCTCGCGCGTCTTCGGCCATCTGTCCGAAGGGCTGGGCCATGTGCCCCACCAATGGTTCGCCGACGAGATCGCGCGGCTGGACAGCATGGCGGGCGATGTCGAGACGCTGGCGGGCCGCCTCTCCGCGATCCGAAGCTGGGCCTATATCGCGCAGCGCGCCGACTGGCTGGCCGACCCGAAGCATTGGGCCGAGCGGACGCGAGAGATCGAGGAGCGGCTGTCCGACGGCCTGCACGCCAGCCTGACCCAGCGTTTCGTCGACAAGCGCACGACCGCGCTGATCCGCCGCATCGGCGCGGATGCCGGGGCATTGCCCGTCACCATCGGACCGGAAGGCGAGGTGCTGGTCGAGGATCATCCCATCGGGCGGCTGGAGGGATTCCGTTTCACCGTCGAGGCGGGCGCGCGGGCGAACGACAAAAGGCTGCTGCTCGCCGCCGCCGAAAAGCGGTTGGGAACCGAGCGCGGCCGCCGGGCCGAGGCGTTGATCGCCGCAACGCCCGACGCCTTTTCGCTGGTCGAAGACCGACTGGTATGGGACGGGCATGCCATCGCCCGGCTGGTGGCGGGGCCTTCGCTCGGACGGCCGGTGGTGCGGCTGGAGCGCGATCTGGATTGCCTGCCCCCGTCGATGCGCGAACGGGTGAAGGGCCGGCTGGAGGATTGGGTCGCACGCACGCTCGACCGCCAGGTGCCCGCGCTCGTCCGGCTGTCGGCGCTGACGCGAGAGGCCAAGGCTTCGCCCGCGATCCGCGCGGTGGCCGCCGCGCTGGAGGATGCGGGCGGGATCGTGCCACGCCAGCCGTTGCGGCTGATGATCGATGCGCTGTCGCCGGAGGAACGGCGGCGATTGCGCGGGCTGGGCATTACCATCGGCACGCTGGATGTATTCGACGCGCGACTGCTCAAGCCCGGTGCCGCCGCGTGGCGGCGCACGCTGATGGCGCTGTGGGGGCAAAGCCCCGAACTCGCACGGATCGGCGCGACCACGCTCCGCCGGGACGAGCCGGGGCGGAGCGTCGCCTCGGGCTTCCGGCCCTTGGGCGAGCAGGCGGTGCGGATCGACCTGGTCGAACGAATCGCGCGCGCCACCCATGATGCGCGCCAGGGGCGTGGGCCCTTCGCCCCCGACGCCGCACTCGCCACCTCGATCGGGCTGGAGGCGGCGACGCTCGACCGGCTGATGGGCGATCTGGGATTCCGCAAGGTTCGCGGCACGACGGAGGGCGAGCCCCCCCGCTGGGTCTGGCGCGGTCGTCCCCCCGCACGCCCCGCCCCGCGTGCCGAAGCGCGCCCCGGCAACGCCTTCGCCGCACTTGCCGACTGGGGGCGGACGCCGTGA
- a CDS encoding S4 domain-containing protein: MTARAPAAATESMRLDRFLWWARIARSRETAQAMACDGHFRMDGRKIDRAHAPVRVGSILTFAHHGDVRVLRVEQLPVRRGPPAEGRACYCDLVTSPVSGVDGSSHAA, encoded by the coding sequence ATGACCGCCCGCGCCCCCGCCGCAGCCACCGAGTCGATGCGGCTCGACCGTTTCCTCTGGTGGGCGCGGATCGCCAGGTCGCGTGAGACGGCACAGGCGATGGCGTGCGACGGGCATTTCCGCATGGACGGGCGCAAGATCGACCGGGCGCATGCGCCGGTCCGGGTGGGCAGCATCCTGACCTTCGCGCATCATGGCGATGTGCGGGTATTGCGCGTGGAACAGCTTCCCGTGCGGCGCGGTCCGCCCGCCGAGGGGCGCGCCTGTTACTGCGATCTGGTCACTTCCCCGGTTTCGGGCGTTGACGGATCGTCACACGCGGCATAG
- the fdxA gene encoding ferredoxin FdxA codes for MTYVVTDACIRCKYMDCVEVCPVDCFYEGENMLVINPSECIDCGVCEPECPAEAILPDTESGLEQWLELNNTFSAQWPNVTRKLDQTPPDADAMKGVENKYDQFFSPEPGKGD; via the coding sequence ATGACCTACGTCGTCACCGATGCCTGCATTCGCTGCAAGTATATGGACTGTGTCGAGGTGTGTCCCGTCGACTGCTTCTATGAGGGCGAGAATATGCTCGTCATCAACCCGTCCGAGTGCATCGACTGCGGCGTGTGCGAGCCGGAATGCCCGGCCGAGGCGATCCTGCCCGACACCGAAAGCGGTCTGGAACAGTGGCTCGAGTTGAACAACACCTTCTCCGCCCAGTGGCCCAACGTCACGCGCAAGCTGGACCAGACCCCGCCCGATGCCGACGCGATGAAGGGCGTGGAGAACAAGTACGACCAGTTCTTCAGCCCGGAGCCCGGCAAGGGCGACTGA
- a CDS encoding CarD family transcriptional regulator: MAAKALHFDVGDYVVYPKHGVGRVIELQKQEIAGMQLELYVLRFEKERMTLRVPTNKAESVGMRKLSSDKTMREAMETLKGKPKVKRTMWSRRAQEYEAKINSGDLVSIAEVVRDLFRADDQPEQSYSERQIFEAATSRLARELAAMEEVDEPRAQEKILEILRAAAAIYNKEKPAA, encoded by the coding sequence ATGGCTGCCAAGGCGCTCCACTTCGACGTCGGTGACTATGTCGTGTATCCCAAGCATGGCGTGGGCCGCGTTATCGAGCTGCAAAAGCAGGAAATCGCAGGGATGCAGCTCGAACTCTACGTGCTGCGCTTCGAAAAGGAGCGCATGACGCTGCGCGTTCCCACCAACAAGGCCGAGTCGGTCGGCATGCGCAAGCTGTCCTCGGACAAGACCATGCGCGAGGCGATGGAAACGCTGAAGGGCAAGCCCAAGGTCAAGCGCACCATGTGGTCGCGCCGTGCGCAGGAATATGAAGCGAAGATCAACTCGGGCGACCTGGTGTCGATCGCCGAAGTGGTCCGCGACCTGTTCCGCGCCGACGACCAGCCCGAGCAGAGCTATTCCGAGCGGCAGATCTTCGAAGCGGCGACCAGCCGCCTCGCCCGCGAACTCGCCGCGATGGAAGAGGTGGACGAGCCTCGCGCCCAGGAAAAGATCCTGGAAATCCTGCGCGCCGCCGCCGCCATCTACAACAAGGAAAAGCCCGCCGCCTGA
- a CDS encoding head GIN domain-containing protein, translated as MAGPAFRLPLIALLALAIPTAACSYGWSDDEGQEVPAQGSGTARSYAVRDFTGIDLRGSDPVEVRVGGGFSVRAEGPSDVLDQLRIERDGDTLRVGRKKGVHWGGGKGARILVTLPRLTDVGVAGSGRMTVDRVEGPSFHAGIAGSGDLVIGAMRVGTADLAVAGSGTITPSGVADMLKVSVAGSGDVRGAGLQARQANVSIAGSGDVVARVNGAAKVNLMGSGSADLGPQSSCTVRKMGSGSARCGRQ; from the coding sequence ATGGCCGGACCCGCATTTCGACTGCCCCTGATCGCGCTGCTGGCGCTGGCGATCCCGACGGCGGCGTGCAGCTATGGCTGGTCCGACGATGAGGGGCAGGAGGTGCCCGCGCAAGGATCGGGCACCGCCCGCAGCTATGCCGTGCGCGATTTTACCGGCATCGACCTGCGCGGCAGCGATCCGGTGGAGGTCCGGGTGGGCGGCGGCTTCTCGGTCCGTGCCGAAGGACCGTCCGACGTCCTGGACCAGCTCCGTATCGAGCGCGACGGCGACACGCTGCGCGTCGGGCGGAAAAAGGGTGTGCACTGGGGCGGCGGCAAGGGTGCGCGCATCCTCGTCACGCTGCCGCGCCTGACCGATGTCGGGGTGGCCGGATCGGGCCGGATGACGGTCGACCGGGTCGAGGGGCCCAGCTTCCATGCCGGGATTGCGGGATCGGGCGATCTGGTGATCGGCGCGATGCGGGTCGGCACCGCCGATCTGGCGGTCGCCGGATCGGGGACGATCACGCCCAGCGGCGTGGCCGACATGCTGAAGGTCTCGGTCGCCGGATCGGGCGATGTGCGCGGGGCCGGATTGCAGGCGAGGCAGGCCAATGTCTCGATCGCCGGATCGGGCGACGTCGTCGCGCGGGTGAACGGTGCGGCCAAGGTCAACCTGATGGGCTCGGGCAGCGCCGATCTGGGCCCCCAATCGAGCTGCACCGTCAGGAAGATGGGCTCGGGGAGCGCCCGGTGCGGGCGGCAATGA
- a CDS encoding GIN domain-containing protein, protein MLPRALLAAALLLPSVAQAADRQVDLSSFDTLRVEGPFIVALTTAPSPRGMMSGDAETLRRVEARISGTTLVVRRSNDGTAMSRSPLGPVTLTIAAPPLSTITVIGGAQVTAQAMRGTALSLNINGPGDVHIDRADGEQLSATLLGPAKLAIGGGRVGKARLSANGPAAITAGGLEAGDLLVMLDGAGEVDARARYTATIANNGLGRVTVAGTPKCRVTGAGTGPVRCGTR, encoded by the coding sequence ATGCTCCCCCGTGCCCTCCTCGCCGCCGCCTTGCTCCTCCCCAGTGTCGCGCAGGCGGCGGACCGGCAGGTCGATCTGAGCAGCTTCGACACACTGCGGGTGGAGGGGCCGTTCATCGTCGCCCTGACCACCGCGCCCTCACCACGCGGCATGATGTCGGGCGATGCCGAGACGCTTCGCCGGGTGGAAGCGCGGATCAGCGGCACGACCCTGGTGGTGCGGCGGAGCAATGACGGCACGGCCATGTCGCGCAGTCCCCTCGGCCCCGTCACCCTGACCATCGCCGCACCGCCGCTGTCGACGATCACCGTCATCGGCGGCGCGCAGGTGACGGCGCAGGCGATGCGCGGCACCGCCCTGTCCCTTAACATCAACGGACCGGGCGACGTGCACATCGACCGGGCGGATGGCGAACAGCTGAGCGCGACCCTGCTCGGCCCCGCCAAGCTGGCGATCGGCGGCGGGCGGGTGGGCAAGGCGCGGCTCTCCGCGAACGGCCCCGCCGCGATCACGGCCGGGGGGCTGGAGGCGGGCGACCTGCTGGTCATGCTCGACGGTGCCGGAGAGGTCGATGCGCGGGCCCGCTATACCGCAACCATCGCCAATAACGGCCTGGGTCGCGTGACCGTGGCGGGGACGCCCAAATGCCGGGTCACGGGTGCGGGCACCGGTCCGGTCCGCTGCGGCACGCGGTGA
- a CDS encoding alpha/beta fold hydrolase: MHRRYDRPREEGTARRGRLLFQTGRADMVEKYGDAIDHFRAQGWDVTAFDWRGQGGSGRLASDDTGHIDRFDRLTDDLAAFHADWVEEAEGPHVVLGHSMGGFVTLSALAAQRIAPDAVVLVAPMLALRSPVGQWAGAMFARWQVGRGDPSRAAWQRLETEAASTARQKRLTHDVARFADQQAFRRRWPELCLGSPSWHWVAEAFRATAALRDDPGLARIEVPMLMLVALADRLVDARAAGRVAAQLPQGEMVAFGRGCAHEILREAEPMRGNALAAIDAFLARRVTACRSGPDRCPHP; the protein is encoded by the coding sequence GTGCATCGCCGCTATGATCGCCCGCGCGAAGAGGGGACGGCGCGGCGCGGGCGGCTGCTGTTCCAGACGGGGCGCGCCGATATGGTCGAGAAATATGGCGATGCGATCGACCATTTCCGGGCCCAGGGCTGGGACGTCACCGCCTTCGACTGGCGCGGGCAGGGGGGATCGGGGCGGCTGGCAAGCGACGACACCGGCCATATCGATCGCTTCGACCGGCTGACCGACGATCTGGCCGCTTTCCATGCCGATTGGGTGGAGGAAGCGGAGGGGCCGCATGTCGTGCTCGGCCATTCGATGGGCGGGTTCGTCACCCTGTCGGCACTGGCGGCGCAGCGGATCGCGCCCGATGCGGTGGTGCTGGTCGCGCCGATGCTCGCGCTGCGATCACCCGTGGGGCAATGGGCGGGCGCGATGTTCGCCCGGTGGCAGGTCGGTCGCGGCGATCCGAGCCGCGCCGCCTGGCAAAGGCTGGAGACCGAGGCGGCCTCGACCGCGCGCCAGAAAAGGCTGACCCATGACGTGGCGCGCTTCGCCGATCAGCAGGCGTTCCGGCGGCGCTGGCCCGAACTGTGCCTGGGCTCGCCGAGTTGGCACTGGGTGGCGGAGGCGTTTCGCGCGACCGCGGCGCTCCGCGACGATCCGGGGCTGGCGCGGATCGAAGTGCCGATGCTGATGCTGGTGGCGCTGGCCGACCGGCTGGTCGATGCGCGCGCCGCTGGAAGGGTGGCGGCGCAACTGCCCCAGGGGGAGATGGTCGCCTTCGGACGGGGCTGCGCGCACGAGATATTGCGCGAGGCGGAGCCGATGCGGGGCAATGCCTTGGCCGCGATCGACGCCTTCCTCGCACGGCGCGTCACCGCGTGCCGCAGCGGACCGGACCGGTGCCCGCACCCGTGA
- a CDS encoding membrane-bound PQQ-dependent dehydrogenase, glucose/quinate/shikimate family, which produces MLGRAFAKILGWALALLGGFFAVAGGYLALLGGSPYYGLTGLAMILSGALIGRGDPRGRWLYVAIWVVTLVWAVWEVGLDWLQLVPRVVAPTVLLVLVALPWIGRAMRSPGARTRAMPAALGIVALLFAVPVLKTRPVEAQDPAPHGLPIAAQAPVGDWTDYGGTLSGQRYSALSQITPENVGKLELAWTQRTGDLPDRAESVEHRREYHSEATPIQIGDTLYTCTPHSIVQAIDATTGRTKWSWKDQVSRQGNSYLVCRGVAFYQAPAGTPCPRRIFAPTFDARMMALDADTGKPCPGFGTNGGIDLRQNMGVSGPADQISTSPPVVANGRLIVGERIVDNVNRNIPSGVVRAYDPISGAGVWAWDVGRSPDAIPPLPAGETYTRGTPNVWGAMTADPANGLVYLGTGNASPDYWIGWRRPFDDRFGSAIVALEIATGKLRWVRQLVHRDMWDMDIPIGPSLFDYRAPNGQTIPALIQTTKMGQVYFLNRLTGAPITPIVERPARQDGATPGVKVSPTQPWSVGLPSFTPPAPTEKSTWGATPIDQLFCRIDIRRAQGTGIYQPTGLKPIIGHPAFDGVTDWGGAALDPVRQVFTVNTMEMPFKIWLMRRDDPRAKSYMEKKKGGENAREPNLQTQYNTPYVAVVAAWIGVFGAPCNAPPWGHLTAVDLNTRQVVWKKVLGTARDTGLFGSHLGVPIKTGVPNLGGSIITASGLVFIGATTDQYLRAYDLKTGRVLWRARLPAGAQATPMTYRGRDGRQYVVITAGGHGALGTRYGDYTMAFALPKGV; this is translated from the coding sequence GTGTTGGGTCGCGCCTTTGCAAAGATACTAGGCTGGGCGCTGGCCCTGCTGGGCGGGTTTTTCGCCGTGGCGGGGGGCTATCTCGCGCTACTGGGCGGTTCGCCTTATTATGGGCTGACCGGCCTGGCGATGATCCTGTCGGGCGCGCTGATCGGGCGGGGCGATCCGCGCGGGCGGTGGCTCTATGTCGCGATCTGGGTCGTCACCCTGGTCTGGGCGGTGTGGGAGGTCGGGCTGGACTGGCTCCAGCTCGTGCCGCGCGTGGTCGCGCCGACCGTCCTGCTGGTGCTGGTCGCCCTCCCCTGGATCGGACGCGCGATGCGTTCGCCCGGAGCGCGGACGCGGGCGATGCCCGCCGCTTTGGGGATCGTCGCGCTGCTGTTCGCCGTGCCCGTCCTGAAGACCCGCCCGGTCGAGGCGCAGGACCCCGCCCCCCACGGACTGCCGATCGCCGCGCAGGCGCCGGTGGGCGACTGGACCGATTATGGCGGCACCCTGTCAGGCCAGCGCTATTCGGCGCTGTCGCAGATCACGCCAGAGAATGTCGGCAAGCTGGAACTCGCCTGGACGCAGCGGACCGGCGACCTGCCCGACCGGGCAGAATCGGTCGAGCATCGCCGCGAATATCATTCGGAGGCGACGCCGATCCAGATCGGCGACACGCTGTATACCTGCACGCCGCATTCGATCGTGCAGGCGATCGACGCGACGACCGGGCGGACCAAGTGGAGCTGGAAGGATCAGGTCAGCCGCCAGGGCAATTCCTATCTCGTCTGTCGCGGCGTCGCCTTTTATCAGGCGCCGGCGGGCACCCCCTGCCCCCGTCGCATCTTCGCGCCGACCTTCGACGCGCGGATGATGGCGCTGGATGCCGATACGGGGAAGCCCTGCCCCGGTTTCGGGACCAATGGCGGGATCGACCTGCGCCAGAATATGGGCGTGTCGGGCCCCGCCGACCAGATCAGCACCTCGCCCCCCGTGGTCGCGAACGGCCGGTTGATCGTGGGGGAGCGGATCGTCGACAACGTCAACCGCAACATCCCCAGCGGGGTGGTCCGCGCCTATGATCCGATCAGCGGCGCAGGAGTCTGGGCCTGGGACGTGGGCCGCTCGCCCGATGCGATCCCGCCGCTGCCCGCAGGGGAAACCTATACGCGCGGCACCCCCAATGTCTGGGGCGCGATGACCGCCGATCCGGCCAACGGGCTGGTCTATCTGGGCACCGGCAATGCCTCGCCCGATTACTGGATCGGCTGGCGGCGGCCGTTCGACGACCGGTTCGGCTCGGCGATCGTCGCGCTGGAGATCGCGACGGGCAAGCTGCGCTGGGTCCGCCAGCTCGTCCACCGTGACATGTGGGACATGGACATTCCCATCGGCCCGTCGCTGTTCGACTATCGCGCGCCGAACGGACAGACCATCCCGGCGCTGATCCAGACGACCAAGATGGGCCAGGTCTATTTCCTCAACCGTCTGACCGGTGCGCCGATCACCCCGATCGTCGAGCGGCCCGCGCGACAGGACGGCGCGACGCCCGGGGTCAAGGTTTCCCCGACCCAGCCCTGGTCCGTTGGCCTGCCCTCCTTCACCCCGCCCGCGCCGACCGAGAAGTCGACCTGGGGCGCGACGCCGATCGACCAGCTCTTCTGCCGGATCGATATCCGCCGTGCGCAGGGGACCGGCATTTACCAGCCGACGGGGCTGAAGCCGATCATCGGCCATCCCGCATTCGACGGCGTCACCGACTGGGGCGGTGCGGCGCTCGATCCGGTGCGGCAGGTCTTCACCGTCAACACGATGGAGATGCCGTTCAAGATCTGGCTGATGCGCCGCGACGATCCGCGCGCGAAGAGCTATATGGAAAAGAAGAAGGGCGGCGAGAATGCGCGCGAGCCCAATCTCCAGACCCAGTATAACACCCCTTATGTCGCGGTGGTCGCGGCCTGGATCGGCGTGTTCGGCGCGCCGTGCAACGCGCCGCCCTGGGGGCATCTGACCGCCGTCGATCTCAACACCCGGCAGGTGGTGTGGAAGAAGGTACTGGGCACCGCGCGCGACACCGGGCTGTTCGGCAGCCATCTGGGCGTGCCGATCAAGACCGGCGTACCCAATCTGGGCGGATCGATCATCACCGCCTCGGGCCTGGTGTTCATCGGTGCGACGACCGACCAGTATCTGCGGGCCTATGACCTGAAGACCGGTCGGGTGCTGTGGCGCGCGCGGTTGCCGGCGGGGGCGCAGGCGACGCCGATGACCTATCGCGGGCGGGACGGGCGGCAATATGTCGTCATCACCGCCGGGGGGCATGGCGCACTGGGGACACGCTATGGGGATTATACCATGGCGTTCGCCTTGCCGAAGGGGGTGTGA
- a CDS encoding family 43 glycosylhydrolase has product MRSRAGALLAAVLLVGSAGSAAPRRDMAWNSPGAGNPLLPGYFADPSIVRDGGRWYIFATVDPWGDDRLGLWTSDNGRDWTFSQPNWPTKQAATSPTSGDAKVWAPSVVKAANGRWYMYVSVGSEIWVGSAPSPAGPWADANGGKPLIARDFAPQYHMIDAEAFVDDDGQAYLYWGSGLNWVNGHCFVVKLKPDMVHFDGEPKDVTPAHYFEGPFMVKEKGRYLLTYSDGNTTKDTYKVRYAVGSSPMGPFTEAANSPVLVTDAKKQIISPGHHAIFADKGRSYILYHRQALPFVPGGDRVLRQVAIDPLTVKADGTLEKVVPSHDPVIPAFAPHRTRGLRWTGKGADILAADDNYATAWRPEAGQPPMLTADLGAVRMVRESQIRPAFAIQPQDLRVEASEDGKTWRQVAVETGVSGSPITLRHWGKARWLRMTVTAKEPAILEWSIF; this is encoded by the coding sequence ATGCGGTCCCGCGCCGGAGCGCTGCTCGCCGCCGTCCTGCTCGTCGGGTCAGCGGGGTCCGCTGCACCCCGGCGCGACATGGCATGGAACAGTCCGGGGGCGGGCAACCCCCTGCTTCCGGGCTATTTCGCCGATCCCTCCATCGTGCGCGACGGGGGGCGTTGGTATATCTTCGCCACGGTCGATCCCTGGGGCGACGATCGCCTGGGGCTGTGGACCTCCGACAATGGTCGCGACTGGACATTCTCGCAGCCGAACTGGCCGACCAAGCAGGCGGCGACCAGCCCGACCTCGGGCGATGCCAAGGTCTGGGCCCCCTCGGTGGTCAAGGCAGCCAATGGCCGCTGGTATATGTATGTCTCGGTCGGCAGCGAGATATGGGTCGGCTCCGCGCCCTCTCCGGCAGGGCCCTGGGCCGATGCCAATGGCGGCAAGCCGCTGATCGCGCGCGACTTCGCGCCCCAATATCACATGATCGACGCCGAAGCGTTCGTCGATGACGATGGCCAGGCCTATCTCTATTGGGGATCGGGGCTGAACTGGGTCAACGGCCATTGCTTCGTGGTGAAGCTCAAGCCCGACATGGTCCATTTCGACGGCGAGCCGAAGGACGTGACCCCGGCCCATTATTTCGAGGGCCCCTTCATGGTGAAGGAGAAGGGGCGTTACCTGCTGACCTATAGCGACGGCAACACGACCAAGGACACCTACAAGGTGCGCTACGCGGTCGGGTCGTCGCCGATGGGGCCGTTCACCGAGGCGGCGAACAGTCCGGTGCTGGTAACCGATGCGAAGAAGCAGATCATCAGCCCCGGTCACCATGCGATCTTCGCCGACAAGGGGCGGTCCTATATCCTCTACCACCGACAGGCGCTGCCCTTCGTGCCAGGGGGCGACCGGGTGCTTCGGCAGGTGGCGATCGATCCGTTGACCGTGAAGGCGGACGGGACGCTGGAGAAGGTGGTGCCCAGCCATGATCCCGTGATCCCGGCCTTTGCGCCGCACCGGACACGGGGGTTGCGCTGGACGGGGAAGGGGGCGGATATTCTCGCGGCGGATGACAATTACGCCACCGCCTGGCGACCGGAGGCCGGGCAGCCGCCGATGCTGACCGCCGATCTCGGGGCGGTGCGGATGGTGCGGGAGAGTCAAATCCGCCCGGCTTTCGCGATCCAGCCGCAGGATCTGCGGGTCGAAGCGTCGGAGGACGGCAAGACCTGGCGTCAGGTGGCGGTAGAGACGGGGGTGAGCGGCTCGCCGATCACCCTGCGCCATTGGGGCAAGGCGCGGTGGTTGCGGATGACCGTCACGGCGAAGGAGCCCGCGATCCTGGAATGGTCGATCTTCTGA